The region TTATTACAAATCATAATTTTATGCCCTGGATTGAGATAAATCGGTCCATATTTTTCAAGATAACGAGTTAAAAACAAAGTAAACTCCGCTATACGATGTCTTTTTACAATCAAATCAATAAAATTTAAATTTTTAGCTGCAATTAATAAATTTATTAAAACATCTGCTTCATAAATTCCTGAATTATTATTATAATTTATGATTTCAATACTTTCAAATTTCTTTTCTAAAAATGACTCCACTTCATATCGTTCTAATCCAGTAGGATCCATTTGAATATCTAAACTTGAGTCAAACTGATACAATAACTGATTCATTATATTTGTAAGTTGATTATTATCAATAAAGAAATAACAAGTACCATTTGGTTCAACCACTCGACAACATTCTTCAATCATTATAAGTTGATCACTTAGACTACATTCCTCAAAATCAATACGAGAAATGACTTTATTAAAACTATTATCATCAAACTTTAAACGCTTATAATCAACTAACTCAACTGGATAATTAATATTTCTTGATTTTAGATTTTGCTGTGAAATCCGAACATTAACTAAAAGATTCTCCCCTAATGTAATAGGTGCATATGATTTTAACTTCTCCACATTTTGACACCATAGAACGCCAAAAGAACAACCTAAATCTAAAACAGTAGTGTCTACCTTTAAATTTAGATAATCAAAAAAGCTACGACTAATCCATCTTTGATGTTGTCCAGAATTAAAATACTTCATTTTTAACTTATAATATTGTTCATTCAATGGATGTAGATTAATGATAGAAGATTTATTATTAAATTTAAAATGAGATGTTACCCTACGTACTAACTCCACCCTATACTACCTCGATCTTATCTTAAATTTAGACAGCTAATTTTAAACTACATTTATTTTTACCTATGATGAGATTTACACGATGCTTAATTAAAATTCCACCATCTTCTTTTATTTTGTTCAATAAAAATGTTCTAAATTTTGATAATCCAGATTCGGAAATGATAAGTTTCAAACTATCAAATTCACGTTCTGATAATAAATATCCGATTAAGTCATCAACATTCGTTATCCACCAGTCAGATTTAAAATACTCGACTTTAACCTCTGAAAAAATCAGTTTAAAAAAATCATGTACTTTATCGACATTTACGATTTGAAATTGACTCCAATCTAAACCACTAGCTAATCGTGAATCATACTCTATTAATAGTTCATAAATAGAATCATAATATTCCGCTGAAAGATTGGAGAAATAAAGAACCCCATCGTCTTTTAGAACTCGTAATCCTTCAGATAAAAAACTCATCCTTACGTCTTCAGGTATCAAACTAAATGATGAATTACTAAATATAATATCAATTGAATGATTCGGTAAGTTTAACTTACTTTTCGTTGAAAGACTTACTTTAAGGTTCGATACAATATTTTTTATAGCTGTTTTAAAATGAATCATCCCACCAAAATACTGATCTAAAACATAAACGTTTTGAAATTTACTGAAAACCTCTTTATGCTTCATCAAAGCTAGACCACTAATATCAATAAACTCAATAGCATTTTTATTTTTATTAGGATTCACATTTTCATTTACCCACTGAAGATAATCCATTGATGAAGTTGCATATTTCTCCATCATATAAACTAAATCATATTTTCGACGATAACTGCAATTTTGAACATTAGAAGACTTTGTAAAAAAAGGTACCAACATTTTGTTCTTCATACTAAAATTAAATAGATTGTTCGCAATCACGAATTATTCCCCTCCTTAGTGACTTCGTTTACGATAAGTTATCCCCTTCTTATCAACAAAACCAAAAAATCTATGTGGATAAGAAACACATACCTTAAAATATGGTAATATCAATTATCATTAGCTATATTTCATCTTTATTATCTATTAATATCCACAAGACTGTGTATAAATCTATTCTAACATATTGTGGAAAAAAATAAATATCTTTGTTCCTGTTTTTTACATTTTTCTGATATTTCGATAAAATTCTCACTTTTTAAAAATAACATTTTAGAGTATTTTGTCTTTTTTTACACACTGTCGACACCTAATTGTCGAAAAATTATTTATCTTATCCCCTAATTTCAACTTTAAGCTGTTGATAATATCCACAATAAAAAAAGATAGTGGATTTTCCACTACCTATCACATTATAGTCACTCTATTTTTTTACCACTACGACACCAACGCACAAAATGTTCACAATTATTTGTAATCAAATTATATTTTTCTTCCCCTAATCGACTAACAGCCCTGACCATTACTTCTTCCCTTGAATAAGTTATTTTACTTTGAACAATAAAAATAGGCATCCCCTTTGCAAACTGTTCTAAAGTCACAATACAAATTCGATTAAAATCATAATGAATAACAAGTCCAAGACCAAGATAAAGTCCATGATGAGTATACGGCGTTGGTTTATATCGAGTGACGCATATATGATCAGCACAATCTAAATTATATTTAGAAGGAACATAGCGTTGATTAGCCCTTAAGTTAAAATCACTATCAATTTTATTCCCTATTGTTCGTCCTATCCGTTCTACCTGTTCGACTGCATCTACAATTTTATGATACTTAGGTGAACTCCCTTCAGTCTCTTTTTTAGAGTTTTTTCTGTTTTTTCTTCGTCTATCGTCAGTCTTCACGTTATCACCACCATTTACATCGTTACTATAGTGTATGAATAACTAAAATCACTTGTGACTTTTAAGAAAAACTATGAATATTGCAGATACTAATCGCATATATATTGATATAAATTATTTAAAAATATTAAAAAGGGGGGACCTTTGTGAAATTTCAACTTGTTGATCCTTCATACTGTGTCACAACTGATTTAACCTATCATAAACATGCGATTCGCGAAGGAATCCACGTCCTATATCCAAACGCAACAATTAATATCCACCGATATTATTTTGAAATTGAGGATGAATCGACTGAAATCATTAAAGACTTACCGTTAATTAATGAAGAAATTGCAGCAAGAGATCCTTATCTAAAATCCCTCTTCAAAGACTATCCAACGAAGCAGAACAATGAAATTACACTCTCATCTTTTCTATTTAAAGATGCCAACTAAATATAAAAAAAACGTAGATTTTTTCTACGTTTTTCTTTTCTATCTTTTAAATTTACTAAATAAACTCTTAAAAAATCCTGATTTTTGAACCTCAATAGGCATAACCACTTCAATTAACTCATTATTATAAACCTTTAACGGATTTTCAATGAATAACTCACGTGCTTTATCACCACTTAATCGGGTGATTTCATCTAATGCTTTTCTTACCTTAGGTGCACGGTTTCTTGGTGTATGAGCATCTGTTGCAACAAAATGAATCATATGATGTTCAATTAACGTGATCACAGTTTTTTGAACGCGTTCTCCAAAAAATCCCCGAATACTTCCGACATTTGCCTGACATAAAACACCTAAATTCAAAAACTTTAACAATATATTAGGATCCTCCATAATCATTGGATAACGTTCCGGATGCGCAAGAATCGGAGTCAACCCCATTAATCTTAATTCATAAAAAACATCCTCAGCATAAAGTGGGATATCATTCATCGGGAATTCAACTAAAATATACTGCCCATTATTAAGTGTACTAACCTCGCCAGATTCAACTAATTTCGGTAAATCCGGAGTTAAATAAATTTCCTGACCGACTGCAAGTGATAAAGCAATATTCTCTTTTTTTAAAACATTATTCACTTCGTCTACAAGCTGTTGAACCTGCTCCTTATTAGCATAATCACTATACTGGATATAGTGTGGTGTTGCAATAATATGATAAATCCCTTCACTTACCGCAATACGTGCCATTTCTAAAGTTTCATCCATAGATTTTGCACCATCATCA is a window of Turicibacter sanguinis DNA encoding:
- a CDS encoding class I SAM-dependent methyltransferase codes for the protein MELVRRVTSHFKFNNKSSIINLHPLNEQYYKLKMKYFNSGQHQRWISRSFFDYLNLKVDTTVLDLGCSFGVLWCQNVEKLKSYAPITLGENLLVNVRISQQNLKSRNINYPVELVDYKRLKFDDNSFNKVISRIDFEECSLSDQLIMIEECCRVVEPNGTCYFFIDNNQLTNIMNQLLYQFDSSLDIQMDPTGLERYEVESFLEKKFESIEIINYNNNSGIYEADVLINLLIAAKNLNFIDLIVKRHRIAEFTLFLTRYLEKYGPIYLNPGHKIMICNKKAQKCH
- a CDS encoding class I SAM-dependent methyltransferase, giving the protein MIANNLFNFSMKNKMLVPFFTKSSNVQNCSYRRKYDLVYMMEKYATSSMDYLQWVNENVNPNKNKNAIEFIDISGLALMKHKEVFSKFQNVYVLDQYFGGMIHFKTAIKNIVSNLKVSLSTKSKLNLPNHSIDIIFSNSSFSLIPEDVRMSFLSEGLRVLKDDGVLYFSNLSAEYYDSIYELLIEYDSRLASGLDWSQFQIVNVDKVHDFFKLIFSEVKVEYFKSDWWITNVDDLIGYLLSEREFDSLKLIISESGLSKFRTFLLNKIKEDGGILIKHRVNLIIGKNKCSLKLAV
- a CDS encoding lecithin retinol acyltransferase family protein — its product is MKTDDRRRKNRKNSKKETEGSSPKYHKIVDAVEQVERIGRTIGNKIDSDFNLRANQRYVPSKYNLDCADHICVTRYKPTPYTHHGLYLGLGLVIHYDFNRICIVTLEQFAKGMPIFIVQSKITYSREEVMVRAVSRLGEEKYNLITNNCEHFVRWCRSGKKIE
- a CDS encoding tyrosine-protein phosphatase, with amino-acid sequence MIDIHCHILPGIDDGAKSMDETLEMARIAVSEGIYHIIATPHYIQYSDYANKEQVQQLVDEVNNVLKKENIALSLAVGQEIYLTPDLPKLVESGEVSTLNNGQYILVEFPMNDIPLYAEDVFYELRLMGLTPILAHPERYPMIMEDPNILLKFLNLGVLCQANVGSIRGFFGERVQKTVITLIEHHMIHFVATDAHTPRNRAPKVRKALDEITRLSGDKARELFIENPLKVYNNELIEVVMPIEVQKSGFFKSLFSKFKR